A window of Lujinxingia sediminis contains these coding sequences:
- the mads7 gene encoding methylation-associated defense system protein MAD7 — MALSKRDREFRLPKISYLDFKQLEMDRVLTAFFARLAHNGFPSRLRRKAQLTTEAFVEEFLEHPEWFTGFGSHQDILARWIETHLMDVVNRGKPNQAIAAPRPLHGFTYRFRNPKHSRDYGAAQHLYELLYGARSGQGQKALEHLDHFFFQGHDKVTGRSSDSANLDVETQALLRLLDQVDDAADTRSGRESYPPLCVGAADLLAEDVMRLLFYQRFIPRSVMVDYLKVLLAFHLALYHLRLFKLLPALVKRKGADPTCAACPMNPKSPNDPHGDCPHRVGLLLDVAGQPGTDMAALAERSADVHYRRIPPFVKAYFATKKLDEFAADLVRRGKLTKPAHGDFAVGDVLQLLEPMHKAEREKFFGQRVYGLIQDSSGAKDADLDPEIKAVTEMGLGEFDTYLEMLVALRGRFHRQYITECIDSLLMKNRPGSLVAQPRVKNAPRRFVLESRLLEVLLQIAVLRPGGALGYHTGELRIDELLTFLRERYGLYIDRLPRGDGFQAPSIADRRALRENLEAFTSRLREVGFYQDLSDAYVTQTVTPRYRIDFDGAVPGASAEGGKA; from the coding sequence ATGGCGTTGTCGAAACGAGACCGGGAGTTCCGCCTCCCCAAGATCAGCTACCTCGATTTCAAGCAGCTCGAGATGGACCGCGTGCTCACGGCCTTCTTCGCGCGCTTGGCTCACAACGGCTTCCCCAGCCGGCTGCGGCGGAAGGCCCAGCTGACCACCGAGGCCTTCGTCGAGGAGTTCCTCGAACACCCGGAGTGGTTTACGGGCTTCGGTTCCCACCAGGACATCCTCGCGCGGTGGATCGAGACCCATCTCATGGACGTCGTGAACCGCGGCAAGCCGAACCAGGCCATCGCCGCGCCGAGGCCGCTCCACGGGTTCACCTATCGCTTCCGCAACCCGAAGCACTCGCGCGACTACGGGGCTGCCCAGCATCTCTACGAGCTGCTCTACGGGGCCCGCAGCGGCCAGGGGCAGAAGGCCCTCGAGCACCTCGACCACTTCTTCTTCCAGGGGCACGACAAGGTCACCGGCCGGTCGAGCGACAGCGCCAACCTCGACGTCGAGACGCAGGCCCTCCTGCGGCTGCTCGACCAGGTGGACGACGCGGCCGATACGCGCAGCGGGCGGGAGAGCTACCCACCGCTCTGCGTCGGTGCGGCGGACCTGCTCGCCGAAGACGTGATGCGGCTGCTCTTCTACCAGCGCTTCATCCCGCGTTCGGTGATGGTCGACTACCTGAAGGTGCTGCTCGCCTTCCACCTGGCGCTCTACCACCTGCGGCTGTTCAAGCTCCTGCCGGCGCTCGTGAAGCGCAAGGGTGCCGACCCGACGTGCGCCGCGTGCCCGATGAACCCGAAGAGCCCGAACGACCCGCATGGCGACTGCCCACATCGCGTCGGGCTCCTGCTCGACGTAGCCGGACAGCCAGGCACAGACATGGCGGCGCTCGCCGAGCGCAGCGCCGACGTCCACTACCGCCGCATCCCGCCCTTCGTGAAGGCGTACTTCGCTACCAAGAAGCTCGACGAGTTCGCGGCTGATCTCGTGCGCCGTGGGAAGCTCACCAAGCCGGCCCACGGAGACTTCGCGGTTGGCGACGTTCTTCAGCTGCTCGAGCCGATGCACAAGGCCGAGCGCGAAAAGTTCTTCGGCCAGCGCGTGTACGGGCTCATCCAGGACTCCAGCGGCGCCAAGGACGCCGACCTGGATCCGGAGATCAAGGCGGTCACCGAGATGGGCCTGGGCGAGTTCGACACCTACCTCGAGATGCTCGTAGCCCTCCGCGGCCGGTTCCACCGGCAGTACATCACCGAGTGCATCGACTCGCTGCTGATGAAGAACCGGCCCGGCTCTCTGGTCGCGCAGCCGCGCGTCAAAAACGCCCCTCGGCGCTTCGTGCTCGAAAGTCGACTGCTCGAGGTGCTGCTTCAGATCGCCGTGCTCCGCCCTGGCGGCGCGCTCGGCTACCACACCGGCGAGCTGCGCATCGACGAGCTGCTGACCTTCCTGCGTGAGCGCTATGGGCTCTACATCGACCGGCTCCCTCGCGGCGATGGTTTCCAGGCGCCCTCGATCGCCGACCGGCGTGCGCTCCGCGAGAACCTCGAGGCATTCACGTCGAGGCTTCGCGAAGTCGGCTTCTACCAGGACCTCTCCGACGCCTACGTCACGCAGACCGTGACGCCTCGCTACCGGATCGACTTCGACGGTGCTGTGCCGGGCGCCTCGGCGGAAGGAGGCAAAGCATGA
- the mads6 gene encoding methylation-associated defense system protein kinase MAD6, protein MATVIPVGDPVNEAERRTIAHLRDNLPSSYIILHNFEVERGGELFEVDLAVIAPHAVYLVDTKGTRGLIDVYGSKWYPEGRQPYTSPLIKLRGHARSLKGIITDSQPSRSDLRDIYVDAAVVLAAPDAVLQDPGGRDAPRVTTLKKSAAFFQNAAAVPGKFSKNISRLHNMVLKALQGVAKKRSGPLRFGNWEVDEQLGGTDAYTEYRAYNMFAGKRSGQVLLRAYKADPYLPDEARAQQRARIANAYNALNGMPGHPGIVGVRDFFGTEHEDRYVLVTEDVPGQALRLHIDKPNLALTLDQKLRVAGDLLNALGHAHQHDVVHRNLTPSTILLGSDGRLRVVGFDFARTGTDRTLTIAHEIVDELEPAYQAPEVFREPQNANPSSDVFSAGLVLYELFTGEKPFSGPTELFDLSGVFATKPSDARGELPEGFDGWLQKLCTFDPDKRPSAAQAAADLAALLAPRVGTDESAEPLPEPAPEPEPAPELDYSRLVAGTNLTHKYVVQERLGRPGSFGVVYKVIDTLGDVTRAVKLILRDRHSTLDRLKKEYRTLLRTPDHPRVVKVIDADLLPGGGPPFIVFEFIDGLDVGEMVDGSLFAPSDALDLARQVTEGLVHLHRHGVYHCDIKPRNLLWTNDGVRIIDFNVSVLATSDNGHGGGSRRYLPPDLDLTQVPQPSDLADRDLYALGVTLYEAVTGQYPWDASTPPPGEAPKDPRELSGLSDLSPEFVDVILKAIAPKRAERFASATELVSALEGIKQARRPRPEAESTGAWSVAGFGGGTELFQLGPPNTNPYVHRLLTVYSQSKRSNVGTRGLDELGEQTYVETALDRDLEPAVLTGEFGLVLITGNAGDGKTAFLQRLEKRAEDQQAVFAEPLPNGRSFTLQGRTFVTNYDGSQDEGEQTSDEVLRDFFAPFAGDDDSAWPKNEVRLIAINEGRLVDFLASEGAQFPLLAKVINEGLVTGVPDHGVAVVNLNLRSVVTDPMGFEGDPKGGDESIFARLMRRMTAEPFWEPCHACDLKDRCYAFHNARSFQDGTAGPKVVERLKTVYTLTHLRGRLHITLRDLRSALAYMLVGTRDCNEIHDFYRAGDRDEIVQGFYFNSWMGGDAPNADRLLTLLKDVDMGVASDPRLDRALDFVSPTADRSLFAFDQRGTYDREVMRRLFDDLPRDFSGRPSEHRAQAHQRYVAMARRRAFFERRDGAWRQMLPYRSAERMLELVTGKAGDAVLNGELLPTIIRAINRGEGLTDPDRLGGKLALQVRDVERGTVRSYRVFPADRFSMRILDAASAARFVEHMPTGLVLQYEGAGGNRAELRINLDVFEMLERLNEGYRPSVEEEQGYYLSLAVFKNLLGSEPYQEVLLTTTGHDFYRVERHNDGRLEMNQLGMVAV, encoded by the coding sequence ATGGCCACCGTGATCCCCGTCGGAGACCCGGTCAACGAGGCCGAGCGCAGGACCATCGCGCACCTGCGCGACAACCTGCCGAGCAGCTACATCATCCTCCACAACTTCGAGGTGGAACGAGGTGGCGAGCTCTTCGAAGTGGATCTCGCCGTAATCGCCCCGCACGCGGTCTACCTGGTGGACACCAAGGGCACCCGCGGCCTCATCGATGTCTACGGGTCGAAGTGGTACCCGGAGGGCCGGCAGCCCTACACGTCGCCGCTGATCAAGCTGCGCGGCCATGCCCGAAGCCTCAAGGGCATCATCACCGACAGCCAGCCCAGCCGCAGCGACCTGCGCGACATCTACGTCGATGCAGCGGTCGTGCTCGCGGCCCCCGACGCGGTGCTCCAGGACCCCGGCGGGCGCGACGCCCCGCGGGTTACCACGCTGAAGAAGTCGGCGGCCTTTTTCCAGAACGCCGCGGCGGTGCCCGGGAAGTTCTCGAAGAACATCAGCCGACTGCACAACATGGTGCTCAAGGCGCTGCAGGGCGTGGCGAAGAAGCGCTCAGGCCCGTTGCGCTTCGGCAACTGGGAGGTCGACGAGCAGCTCGGCGGCACCGACGCCTACACCGAGTACCGGGCCTACAACATGTTCGCCGGCAAGCGCTCGGGCCAGGTACTGCTCCGAGCGTACAAGGCCGATCCCTACCTGCCCGACGAGGCGCGGGCTCAGCAGCGGGCACGCATCGCCAACGCCTACAACGCCCTCAACGGCATGCCGGGGCACCCGGGCATCGTCGGGGTGCGGGACTTCTTCGGGACGGAACACGAGGACCGCTACGTCCTGGTCACCGAGGACGTGCCCGGGCAGGCGCTTCGGCTGCACATCGACAAGCCGAACCTCGCGCTCACGCTCGACCAGAAGCTCCGCGTCGCGGGGGACCTGCTCAACGCCCTTGGGCACGCGCACCAGCACGACGTGGTGCACCGAAACCTGACGCCGAGCACAATTCTGCTGGGGAGCGACGGTCGCCTCCGCGTCGTGGGCTTCGACTTCGCCCGCACCGGGACCGATCGCACCCTCACCATCGCTCACGAGATCGTTGACGAGCTCGAGCCCGCCTACCAGGCACCAGAGGTGTTCCGAGAGCCGCAGAACGCAAACCCCTCCTCGGACGTGTTCAGCGCAGGCCTCGTCCTCTACGAGCTCTTCACCGGCGAGAAGCCGTTCTCCGGCCCCACCGAGCTCTTCGACCTCAGCGGCGTGTTCGCGACCAAGCCGTCCGACGCTCGAGGCGAGCTGCCCGAGGGCTTCGACGGGTGGCTGCAAAAGCTCTGCACCTTCGACCCCGACAAGCGGCCATCGGCGGCCCAGGCCGCGGCAGACCTCGCTGCTCTTCTGGCCCCCAGGGTCGGCACTGATGAGTCGGCGGAGCCTCTGCCTGAGCCCGCGCCCGAACCGGAGCCGGCTCCCGAGCTCGACTACAGCCGGCTCGTCGCCGGCACCAACCTCACCCACAAATACGTCGTCCAAGAGCGCCTCGGCCGGCCCGGCTCGTTCGGAGTGGTCTACAAGGTCATCGACACGCTCGGCGACGTCACCCGCGCGGTGAAGCTGATTCTGCGCGACCGCCACTCGACACTCGACCGGCTGAAGAAGGAGTACCGCACGCTCCTTCGGACGCCGGACCACCCCCGCGTCGTCAAGGTCATCGATGCCGACCTGCTGCCCGGCGGCGGGCCCCCCTTCATCGTCTTCGAGTTCATCGACGGCCTCGACGTCGGGGAGATGGTCGACGGGAGCCTGTTCGCGCCGTCTGACGCCCTCGATCTCGCGCGGCAGGTGACCGAGGGGCTGGTGCACCTGCATCGCCACGGCGTCTACCACTGCGACATCAAGCCGCGGAACCTGCTGTGGACCAACGACGGCGTGCGCATCATCGACTTCAACGTCTCGGTGCTCGCGACCTCGGACAACGGGCATGGAGGCGGGTCGCGGCGCTACCTGCCGCCGGATCTCGATCTGACCCAGGTCCCGCAACCGAGCGATCTCGCCGACCGCGATCTCTACGCCCTGGGCGTCACCCTCTACGAGGCGGTGACCGGTCAGTACCCGTGGGATGCGTCCACGCCCCCGCCGGGTGAAGCCCCGAAGGACCCGCGTGAGCTCTCGGGCCTCTCCGACCTGTCGCCGGAGTTCGTGGACGTCATCCTCAAGGCCATCGCACCGAAGCGCGCTGAACGCTTCGCTTCGGCCACGGAGCTCGTCTCGGCGCTGGAAGGAATCAAGCAGGCGCGTCGTCCTCGGCCCGAGGCTGAGAGTACGGGCGCATGGTCCGTCGCTGGATTCGGCGGTGGCACCGAGCTGTTTCAGTTGGGCCCGCCGAACACGAACCCCTACGTTCATCGGCTGCTGACCGTCTACAGCCAGAGCAAGCGCAGCAACGTGGGCACTCGCGGCCTCGATGAGCTCGGCGAGCAGACCTACGTCGAGACGGCGCTCGACCGCGATCTCGAGCCGGCCGTGCTCACCGGCGAGTTCGGGCTGGTCCTCATCACGGGCAACGCGGGCGACGGCAAGACCGCCTTTCTGCAGCGCCTCGAGAAGCGCGCCGAAGACCAGCAGGCCGTGTTCGCGGAGCCACTTCCCAACGGCCGCAGCTTCACGCTCCAGGGCCGCACCTTCGTCACCAACTACGACGGCAGCCAGGACGAGGGCGAGCAGACCAGCGACGAGGTCCTCCGCGACTTCTTCGCTCCCTTCGCGGGGGACGACGACAGCGCCTGGCCAAAGAACGAGGTCCGCCTCATCGCCATCAACGAGGGCCGGCTGGTCGACTTCCTCGCGTCCGAGGGAGCGCAGTTCCCGCTGCTGGCGAAGGTCATCAACGAGGGGCTCGTGACCGGCGTGCCCGACCACGGCGTGGCGGTGGTGAACCTCAACCTGCGTAGCGTCGTGACCGACCCGATGGGCTTCGAGGGTGACCCCAAGGGCGGCGACGAGTCGATCTTCGCGAGACTCATGCGGCGCATGACCGCCGAGCCGTTCTGGGAGCCGTGCCACGCATGCGACCTCAAGGACCGCTGCTATGCGTTCCACAACGCCCGTAGCTTCCAAGACGGTACCGCGGGCCCGAAGGTCGTCGAGCGACTCAAGACTGTGTACACGCTCACGCACCTCCGCGGGCGCCTGCACATCACGCTGCGAGACCTGCGCTCGGCGCTGGCCTACATGCTGGTGGGCACTCGCGACTGCAACGAGATCCACGACTTCTACCGAGCCGGGGACCGCGACGAGATCGTCCAGGGCTTCTACTTCAACAGCTGGATGGGAGGCGACGCGCCCAACGCCGATCGCCTTCTGACGCTGCTGAAGGACGTCGACATGGGCGTCGCCAGCGACCCTCGGCTCGACCGCGCCCTCGACTTCGTCTCCCCGACGGCCGACCGTAGCCTCTTCGCCTTCGACCAGCGCGGCACCTACGACCGCGAAGTGATGCGGCGCCTCTTCGACGACCTGCCCCGCGACTTCTCGGGTCGCCCCTCGGAGCACCGCGCCCAGGCCCACCAGCGCTACGTGGCCATGGCGCGGCGACGTGCCTTCTTCGAGCGCCGCGACGGGGCCTGGCGCCAGATGCTGCCCTACCGGTCCGCTGAGCGAATGCTCGAACTGGTCACCGGTAAGGCCGGAGACGCGGTACTCAATGGAGAGCTGCTCCCGACCATCATCCGCGCCATCAACCGCGGTGAGGGCCTCACGGATCCGGACCGCCTCGGGGGCAAGCTCGCGCTCCAGGTGCGTGACGTGGAGCGCGGCACGGTCCGCAGCTACCGCGTGTTCCCGGCGGATCGATTCAGCATGCGCATCCTCGATGCGGCGAGCGCCGCCCGCTTCGTCGAGCACATGCCGACCGGGCTCGTCCTTCAGTACGAGGGGGCCGGAGGCAACCGGGCCGAGCTGCGCATCAACCTCGACGTCTTCGAGATGCTCGAGCGGCTCAACGAGGGCTACCGGCCGAGCGTCGAGGAGGAGCAGGGCTACTACTTGAGCCTCGCCGTCTTCAAGAACCTGCTGGGCTCGGAGCCCTACCAGGAGGTGCTGCTCACCACGACGGGGCACGACTTCTATCGCGTCGAGCGCCACAACGACGGTCGCCTCGAGATGAACCAGCTTGGAATGGTGGCGGTCTGA
- the mads8 gene encoding methylation-associated defense system ATP-binding protein MAD8 yields the protein MTQGLREIQPYDLAAELERVLLPKLVELLKSRAPGHCMRVTDLDADLMARLCGRLRAEVPESEVVILGNGPTTRTPPELTVSSTKLVELRNPLADGTQRNPLLVFIPNDIRAAAEDSFGVATFEDVQLGDVYGELRAKLLKDLPSGVRGTVTEALRRLTDSENPWAFADPVSVVRFLLTAKVNGNDLEAVGAALYELALVPDFELLAQPEKAPARVSRNRECVEKLTWSPKSERGRVLDLGLTNRGFRMQLGNFAAEAGLEEPRSWTRRIVLDRNYWGLAFNKWEFEDGGEEPDAIFIGEVETNLPVVEEDETDERLSQLIGQTVLPLGKAGVRKFNVTFRVDPLPGKVQGLSKFIIQVISKEHGPVGLVRKKSAWTSNRSQANVSFTKLNKVDWEEGWHFIRVLPLTEEGDLIPLVDDAGNPVPWAADEEDFVPRPNESDLFYVLPDGEMEVDPPQRAVQREESLIHARTRLKFTALIDERDPDAIGVSAVEWAERKTRGRATGNEMLEVKFGRDGTMNVPVSRPLKVLEQKILAVADGPISWRIPVSLGTTGQATGDSARWPDGEATARFLAARAAYFEAIRAGTKELVTQGADLRSLRPLIVAYATAYQDLVQSLLHQAEAGGEAGKRALSDLRKVLAVDTVTLAIRDHRGRRREAALVAPTHPLRALWLAAWAELAEQWLSAAKNAPKEFAVPTRDALLRFLAPVSFPPVLPTTSGRLLTAVDNLHPFWTLYAPSHEEDPRSLVGDVCTALGLPEPAIGGSTIDGAYLASRIQRYLVQHPYVRSIVINAFNAGRAAVLADMLLQLQKERAFAGIRYDIRLFVPDADAPGVGEALADLLSPTTGVTAREADAFTTPTESHLRPKLALAVRPTSEFRRAPEQHAAHLSMLFDLFPAEEVGAARASLKESAASIHGLVQDFQVDYREDDATVAWSRQPRHGFALPLDGAEELTDLLSVLPSLLSSATATVSTGETGLNMRPVIKLALDTEDRAILHQVHEVSDWVFTLDRNMGIEFFDHGGLKGRPDYLIDHSPDIAGSLGHRLTITSRSVAELEAMLRPVLEQYRLKAEGRHSIAILDQLRSLSGRLALKLISSPTQRAEALGLALSRMYLEHQGVFTNQVMVPLDAHLELYRVLKKSADELGDEVSFKRTDLALFDLDAKARTITCRLVEVKCYNQVGDLGAFNALKDSIAEQIAQSEEVLSYHFDPKRSPIDRPDRLVKTRELVTLLEFYMDRATRYGAMTELASEEARFLLRTLEDGYRLDFTRAAIIFDFDKPGTEPAERENGIEYHRIGVDLIQQLVEAAAPELTLSEAELEEVLEGEEPAAARSIAELTRRREKAPSVPTLDEAAFLGRPRDRSVSWEDLRARRTLGEEDVHDREPAESGAGPAVPEPEAKPAPKAPTAVEPAPEPDEAPLAPQPAPEPLRQPEPQPEPAEATSPPVAPSQADSEPAPKPAATAASGDPHYDVLIGVSGESPQYGVLGELSGRKVAIDLNHTHTISLFGVQGGGKSYTLGTVAEMASLPIPNINKLPQPLATVIFHYSPTMDYKPEFTSMVSPNSDEGQLAALRERYGAEPRALSDVLLLVPADKLDERREEYPGIEVRPLKFAASELQASHWRFLMGAVGNQATYIRQLNRIMKRLRDNLTLAGVRQGVDDSQMPDHIKALAHERLEFAGDFIADETRLGDFIHPGRLIIVDVRDEFIEKDQALGLFVVLLQLFADAKHEGKAFNKLVVFDEAHKYIESPDLVAGLVEVVREMRHKGTSIMVASQDPPSVPVSLIELSSQIILHKFNSPAWLKHIQKANAALGGLTPEKMAHLRPGEAYLWSSKATDEAFCKGAIKVKCRPRVTQHGGATKTAVQEGGAV from the coding sequence ATGACCCAGGGACTTCGAGAGATTCAGCCCTACGACCTGGCCGCCGAGCTAGAGCGTGTTCTTCTTCCCAAGCTCGTCGAGCTCCTGAAGTCGCGCGCGCCCGGACACTGCATGCGCGTCACCGACCTCGACGCCGACCTGATGGCCCGCCTCTGTGGTCGCCTGCGCGCGGAGGTGCCCGAATCCGAGGTCGTCATCCTCGGCAATGGTCCCACCACCCGGACACCCCCCGAGCTCACGGTCTCCAGCACCAAGCTCGTCGAGCTGCGCAACCCGCTGGCGGACGGGACCCAGCGCAACCCTCTGCTGGTCTTCATCCCCAACGACATTCGTGCGGCGGCCGAGGACTCCTTCGGCGTCGCGACCTTCGAGGATGTGCAGCTTGGGGACGTGTACGGCGAGCTGCGCGCGAAGCTGCTCAAGGACCTTCCGAGTGGAGTCCGCGGTACGGTGACCGAGGCGCTGCGTCGCCTCACCGACAGCGAGAATCCCTGGGCCTTCGCCGACCCGGTGTCGGTGGTTCGGTTCCTCCTGACGGCCAAGGTCAACGGCAACGACCTCGAGGCTGTCGGTGCTGCGCTCTATGAGCTGGCCCTGGTGCCCGACTTCGAGCTGCTGGCGCAGCCCGAGAAGGCGCCGGCACGGGTGAGCCGCAACCGCGAGTGCGTGGAGAAGCTGACGTGGTCGCCGAAGTCCGAGCGCGGCCGCGTGCTCGACCTGGGCCTGACCAACCGAGGCTTCCGCATGCAGCTCGGCAACTTCGCGGCCGAGGCCGGGCTCGAGGAGCCGCGCTCGTGGACCCGGCGCATCGTGCTCGACCGCAACTACTGGGGCCTCGCCTTCAACAAGTGGGAGTTCGAGGACGGCGGCGAAGAGCCGGACGCCATCTTCATCGGCGAGGTGGAGACCAACCTGCCTGTCGTTGAGGAAGACGAGACCGACGAGCGCCTGAGCCAGCTCATCGGTCAGACGGTGCTGCCCCTCGGCAAGGCGGGCGTGCGCAAGTTCAACGTCACGTTCCGCGTCGATCCGCTGCCCGGCAAGGTGCAGGGGCTGTCGAAGTTCATCATCCAGGTGATCTCGAAGGAACACGGACCGGTCGGGCTGGTGAGGAAGAAGTCCGCGTGGACCTCCAACCGCTCGCAAGCGAATGTCAGCTTCACCAAGCTGAACAAGGTCGACTGGGAAGAAGGCTGGCACTTCATCCGCGTGTTGCCCCTCACCGAGGAGGGCGACCTGATCCCCCTCGTCGACGACGCCGGCAACCCCGTGCCCTGGGCGGCCGACGAGGAAGACTTCGTTCCGCGGCCCAACGAGAGCGACCTGTTCTACGTCCTGCCCGACGGCGAGATGGAGGTCGACCCTCCCCAACGCGCCGTGCAGCGAGAGGAGAGCCTCATCCACGCGCGAACTCGGCTGAAGTTCACCGCGCTGATCGACGAGCGTGATCCGGACGCCATCGGCGTGAGCGCGGTCGAGTGGGCCGAGCGCAAGACCCGTGGCCGCGCCACCGGCAACGAGATGCTCGAGGTGAAGTTCGGCCGCGACGGCACCATGAACGTGCCGGTCAGTCGCCCGCTGAAGGTTCTCGAGCAGAAGATCCTCGCGGTCGCCGACGGCCCCATCTCGTGGCGCATCCCGGTATCGCTCGGTACCACGGGGCAAGCCACGGGCGACTCGGCGCGCTGGCCCGACGGCGAGGCCACAGCGCGGTTCCTGGCCGCTCGTGCGGCCTACTTCGAGGCCATCCGCGCCGGCACGAAGGAGCTGGTCACCCAGGGAGCGGATCTGCGTTCGTTGCGACCGCTCATCGTCGCCTACGCGACGGCCTACCAGGACCTGGTTCAATCGCTGCTCCACCAGGCCGAGGCCGGCGGTGAGGCTGGAAAGCGGGCCCTGTCCGATCTGCGCAAGGTGTTGGCCGTCGACACCGTGACACTGGCCATTCGGGATCACCGCGGGCGCCGCCGGGAGGCTGCCCTCGTCGCGCCGACACATCCGCTGCGCGCGCTCTGGCTCGCCGCGTGGGCCGAGCTCGCCGAGCAGTGGCTCAGCGCCGCCAAGAACGCGCCGAAGGAGTTCGCGGTGCCGACCCGGGATGCGCTCCTGCGCTTCCTCGCGCCAGTGAGCTTCCCACCGGTGCTCCCGACGACGAGCGGACGGCTGCTGACGGCGGTCGACAACCTGCACCCATTCTGGACCCTCTACGCGCCTTCGCACGAGGAAGACCCGCGCAGCCTCGTTGGTGATGTCTGCACGGCGCTCGGGCTTCCGGAGCCGGCCATCGGCGGCTCGACCATCGACGGGGCGTACCTGGCGTCGCGCATCCAGCGATACCTCGTCCAGCACCCCTACGTCCGGTCGATCGTCATCAACGCGTTCAACGCCGGACGTGCCGCTGTCCTCGCCGACATGTTGCTGCAGCTCCAGAAGGAGCGCGCCTTCGCAGGCATCCGCTACGACATTCGGCTCTTCGTTCCCGATGCTGATGCCCCGGGCGTGGGTGAGGCCCTCGCCGACCTCCTGTCGCCAACGACGGGCGTGACCGCGCGCGAAGCCGACGCGTTCACGACCCCGACCGAAAGCCATCTCCGTCCGAAGCTCGCGCTGGCCGTCCGACCCACGTCGGAGTTCCGCCGAGCGCCGGAGCAGCACGCCGCGCATCTATCGATGCTCTTCGACCTCTTCCCCGCCGAGGAGGTGGGCGCGGCCCGAGCTTCGCTCAAGGAGTCGGCAGCGTCGATTCATGGCCTCGTGCAGGACTTCCAGGTCGACTACCGGGAGGACGACGCAACCGTCGCCTGGTCGCGCCAGCCGCGGCACGGATTCGCGCTGCCTCTCGACGGTGCCGAAGAGCTGACCGACCTGCTCTCCGTGTTGCCCTCGCTGCTCTCCAGCGCGACGGCCACGGTCTCCACCGGGGAGACCGGCCTCAACATGCGGCCGGTGATCAAGCTGGCCCTCGACACCGAGGACCGCGCGATCCTGCACCAGGTCCACGAGGTGAGCGACTGGGTCTTCACCCTCGACCGCAACATGGGCATCGAGTTCTTCGACCATGGTGGTCTCAAGGGTCGGCCCGACTACCTCATCGACCACTCGCCGGACATCGCCGGCTCGCTCGGCCATCGCCTGACCATCACTTCGCGGTCTGTCGCGGAGCTCGAGGCGATGCTACGGCCGGTCCTCGAGCAGTACCGGCTCAAGGCCGAGGGACGTCACTCCATCGCGATCCTCGACCAGCTGCGCTCGCTGTCGGGCCGGCTGGCGCTCAAGCTCATCTCGTCGCCGACGCAGCGCGCCGAGGCCCTCGGTCTCGCGCTCTCGCGCATGTACCTTGAGCACCAGGGCGTCTTCACGAACCAGGTCATGGTGCCCTTGGACGCGCACCTCGAGCTCTACCGCGTGTTGAAGAAGAGCGCCGACGAGCTGGGCGACGAGGTCAGCTTCAAGCGCACCGATCTCGCGCTGTTCGACCTCGACGCCAAGGCCCGGACCATCACGTGCCGTCTGGTCGAGGTGAAGTGCTACAACCAGGTCGGTGACCTGGGGGCGTTCAACGCCCTCAAGGACAGCATCGCCGAGCAGATCGCACAGAGCGAAGAGGTCCTCAGCTACCACTTCGACCCGAAGCGCTCGCCCATCGACCGTCCCGATCGGCTGGTCAAGACCCGCGAGCTCGTCACGCTGCTCGAGTTCTACATGGACCGCGCGACCCGCTACGGGGCGATGACCGAGCTGGCCAGCGAGGAAGCGCGCTTCCTGCTGCGCACCCTCGAGGACGGCTACCGGCTCGACTTCACCCGTGCCGCCATCATCTTCGACTTCGACAAGCCCGGCACCGAGCCCGCCGAGCGCGAGAACGGGATCGAGTACCACCGCATCGGTGTCGACCTCATCCAGCAGCTCGTGGAGGCGGCGGCTCCGGAGCTGACGCTGAGCGAGGCCGAGCTCGAAGAGGTCCTCGAGGGCGAAGAGCCCGCGGCGGCCCGCAGTATCGCCGAGCTCACTCGCCGTCGCGAGAAGGCGCCGTCGGTCCCGACCCTCGACGAAGCAGCCTTCCTTGGTCGTCCGCGCGACCGCTCTGTGTCCTGGGAGGACCTGCGCGCGCGGCGGACCCTCGGCGAGGAGGACGTCCACGATCGCGAACCCGCCGAGTCCGGAGCTGGCCCCGCGGTTCCAGAGCCTGAAGCAAAGCCCGCCCCCAAGGCGCCGACGGCGGTCGAACCGGCCCCCGAGCCGGACGAGGCCCCGCTTGCCCCACAGCCGGCCCCTGAGCCGCTGAGGCAGCCCGAGCCCCAGCCGGAGCCCGCCGAGGCCACGTCGCCGCCTGTCGCGCCCTCACAGGCCGACAGCGAGCCCGCACCGAAGCCTGCTGCCACCGCAGCATCGGGTGATCCGCACTACGACGTGCTCATCGGGGTCTCCGGTGAGTCGCCGCAGTACGGCGTTCTCGGTGAGCTCTCCGGTCGCAAGGTCGCCATCGACCTCAACCACACGCACACCATCAGCCTCTTCGGCGTCCAGGGCGGCGGCAAGTCGTACACGCTCGGCACGGTTGCGGAGATGGCCTCGCTGCCCATCCCCAACATCAACAAGCTGCCGCAGCCGCTGGCCACGGTGATTTTCCACTACAGCCCGACGATGGACTACAAGCCGGAGTTCACGTCGATGGTCTCGCCGAACTCGGACGAAGGCCAGCTGGCGGCGCTTCGCGAACGTTACGGCGCGGAGCCACGGGCGCTCTCCGACGTGTTGTTGCTCGTCCCGGCGGACAAGCTCGACGAGCGACGCGAAGAGTACCCGGGCATCGAGGTCCGGCCGCTCAAGTTCGCCGCGAGCGAGCTGCAGGCCAGCCACTGGCGCTTCCTGATGGGCGCGGTGGGCAACCAGGCCACCTACATCCGCCAGCTCAACCGGATCATGAAGCGGCTCCGGGACAACCTCACCCTCGCTGGTGTGCGCCAGGGCGTGGACGACTCCCAGATGCCGGACCACATCAAGGCGCTGGCCCACGAGCGCCTCGAGTTCGCCGGCGACTTCATCGCCGACGAGACGCGGCTCGGCGACTTCATCCACCCGGGGCGACTCATCATCG